In Tumebacillus amylolyticus, the genomic stretch TACGGGTGCCGTTCGCGTAGTTCTGGGTGCGAATGACGCCGCCATTGGAGAACATTTGCTTGGTTTGGTCGATCAGGTAGTAGGTGCCGGTGGAGGACTTGATGGTGTTCAGGGACTTGGTGTCGCCGAGAACGCCCTTGCCGGAGCCGATTGCGTTGGTGCCGGTCGGAGTGGAGCCGCCGCCGCCCGGTTTTGCGAAGTCGATCTTGTTGATCGAGTTCACGATGGAACCGTTGGTTGCGTCAACTGCGATTTCGTAACGGCCCGGTTCGTCGCCGACCGTGTTGGTGAATTGAACGAGGTATGCGAGAACTGCTTTGTCACCGGACGGGTAGTAGAGCAGTTCAGCGGTTGCCGGTTGCTCGAGGTCGCCGGTGAAGCCGGTGGAAGCAACTGCGTTGGAGATCGCTTGTGCGGAGGTGACGTCTGCTTTGGTAGCCGTAGCTTTCAGAGCGCGGAAGTCGCCGGTGACGCCTTGGACATCGCCGTTCGCTTCGTGGACGATCATTTGTTGATCGAAGACGCGCAGGCCGTTGATGGTGCGGTCCATTTTGGTGTGAGCGACGCCGTTTGCGTCTTTATGAGTTTCCTTCGATTTGAAGTTGCCGCGAGCGGTGTCAAAGCCGAAGTCTTTGCTTACTTTGTCGAGGGCGTTCAGGGCGCGTTCTTCGGCGGTGGAGCCGGAGACTTTGCCGAGTTTGCCGACTACGTTATGGACGGTGCCTTTTTCGTTTTTCAGGACTTGTTTGTCACTGGCAGCACCAGCGGACATGGTGAAGGCGGAGCCGATGAGCGAAGTCAGGACGAGCGTGGTTACGAGTTTTTTGTTCATTGCTTAAAAACCCCCTTGAATTAATTTATCTAGCTGTAATGTTTTGTTCGTTGTAATTTGAATTGTACGGGAACTGTGAAGAGGAGTCAATGAAATTTTAGAAAATTTTCATTAGTGCTAAAAAGTTGTACTATTCGACACCGACTGCGCTCCAAGCGGCGGCGAGGTCGCGAACGGCGGCAGAGTCAGCGCCGTAGACGACGGAGCAAGCTTGGAGGGTGGCTGCGCGGGCGGTGGAAAAGTCGCTGTCGGGCGTCATGTAATCGCGCAGGGCGAGGTACCAGACGAGGCCGGCTTTTTCACGAGATTGAAGTGCGGTTGCAAAATTGTAAAAGGCCCGGTTCGGGATGGCTGCATAGGCATGCACGTCGATCACAGGCTCATGGACACTAGGATGCGGCAACGGCGCAGGCGTCTCGTCCTGAGAGTCCGTATTGTCCTGGGAGTCTGAGTTGTCTTGGGAGTCTGAGTTGTCTTGGGAGTCTGAGTTGTCTTGGGAGTCTGAGTTGCCTTGGGAGTCTGAGTTGCCTTGGGAGTCTGAGTTGGCTTGGGAGTCTGAGTTGCCTTGGGAGTTTTGGTTTTGCTGGTCGTTCGGGTTGGGCGTCGGGTCGGAACCTGTATTGGGAGTGTCGCCTGTGAGTTGATGGATTGGATTGGTGTCGGTTCCACCGCCGTGTGCGATGACGTAGCCTTCGTCGGAGTGAGCGAGCAGGCTCTGCTGGGATTGTTCTTGAATCCGGTTCAGGTCAAGCTCGTCGGACAGCGTACGCAACCCGCCCGACTTCAGATCTTCCCCGATCGTCCAGTTTTTGCCCTCGATCACACACGCCATCACATCCGCCCACGACTCACTCAACGCTCCGGACTGCCCCTTGTACAGCAGGCCTGCCGTAGAATCGATCACGGCATGCGTCCATTCATGAGCCGCGACATCCAACGGCGCGCGATCCCCATAGACGACCCGCGTTCCGTCCCAAAATGCTCCCACATCCTTGCCGCCAAATTGCACGGCAGAGATCATCGAACTTCCCCGATCATCGTAAGAATTACGATGGAAATGCTTCAAAAAGTAGTCATACACAATCCCTGCATTGTCCTGCGCAGACACGGCAACCGCTTGATTGGCACTGTCCCAGTTGTTGTCGAGATCGCGCACCATCGACTCCGATTGCGTCCCGCCTTGGAACGTATACGTCCGAATCGTCGACCCATTTCGCTCGAAGAAAGGACGAGTTTCATCTATTAAATAATAAACGCCGTTCTGCAACTTCGAAGCGACCCGCTCAACATTGTTCACAGAGGAGATGACCGACCCGTCCACGGCATCAATCAACACCGTCCACCGCCCCGGATCATCTCCCATCCAATTGAGATGCACCACATACGCGAGATAGGCGTTGCCGTCGTTGGCCGGGTCGTACACGAGTTCCGCTTTCAACTCGTCGGTCGAGCCGGTGAAGTGAACGGCCGCGGCCGCTTTTTCCAATGCGTCCGTTTCTGTGATCATGGGGGACTCGGTGTTGGGGGTCAAAGGCTCGCAAAAACCGGTGACGCCGATCAAGCGGTCGCCTTTTTCATGCAACAAGACCTGACGTCCATAAACGGGGAGGTTGTTCAAACGCGGTTGCAGCCGTTGGTGCGTGATCCCGTATTCGTCAAGCGTACGACCCTCATAAGAAAACAGCTCCTCCGGGTTCTGGAAGCCATACGTCTCCCCGAGAAGTCGCAGAGCGTTCATCGCTCGCTGCGATTCCGAGGACCCGCTGAATTTGCCA encodes the following:
- a CDS encoding M4 family metallopeptidase, whose amino-acid sequence is MNKKLVTTLVLTSLIGSAFTMSAGAASDKQVLKNEKGTVHNVVGKLGKVSGSTAEERALNALDKVSKDFGFDTARGNFKSKETHKDANGVAHTKMDRTINGLRVFDQQMIVHEANGDVQGVTGDFRALKATATKADVTSAQAISNAVASTGFTGDLEQPATAELLYYPSGDKAVLAYLVQFTNTVGDEPGRYEIAVDATNGSIVNSINKIDFAKPGGGGSTPTGTNAIGSGKGVLGDTKSLNTIKSSTGTYYLIDQTKQMFSNGGVIRTQNYANGTRTMTDYTDTDNVWTDPAAVDAHFYAGKVYDYYLSNFNRNSFDDNGGTMLSGVHYSRSYNNAFWDGTKMTYGDGDGVTFIPLSGDLDVDAHEITHGITERTSNLTYSGQSGALNESWSDAQGVSIENDNWLVGDDIYTPNTPGDGLRSLSNPSVYGDPENMSQYVNTTQDNGGVHTNSGIPNKAFYNFATAIGSRTIASKVWYIASRDYMTSSTNFSGARAATLQAVGALYGTTSSYYSALQTAWTNVGVN
- a CDS encoding M4 family metallopeptidase produces the protein MKNKALAPLLFSAALFLPATSALADDSLHIEKNESGHVHSLWSSTGSLGKFSGSSESQRAMNALRLLGETYGFQNPEELFSYEGRTLDEYGITHQRLQPRLNNLPVYGRQVLLHEKGDRLIGVTGFCEPLTPNTESPMITETDALEKAAAAVHFTGSTDELKAELVYDPANDGNAYLAYVVHLNWMGDDPGRWTVLIDAVDGSVISSVNNVERVASKLQNGVYYLIDETRPFFERNGSTIRTYTFQGGTQSESMVRDLDNNWDSANQAVAVSAQDNAGIVYDYFLKHFHRNSYDDRGSSMISAVQFGGKDVGAFWDGTRVVYGDRAPLDVAAHEWTHAVIDSTAGLLYKGQSGALSESWADVMACVIEGKNWTIGEDLKSGGLRTLSDELDLNRIQEQSQQSLLAHSDEGYVIAHGGGTDTNPIHQLTGDTPNTGSDPTPNPNDQQNQNSQGNSDSQANSDSQGNSDSQGNSDSQDNSDSQDNSDSQDNSDSQDNTDSQDETPAPLPHPSVHEPVIDVHAYAAIPNRAFYNFATALQSREKAGLVWYLALRDYMTPDSDFSTARAATLQACSVVYGADSAAVRDLAAAWSAVGVE